From one Humulus lupulus chromosome 8, drHumLupu1.1, whole genome shotgun sequence genomic stretch:
- the LOC133797550 gene encoding chloride channel protein CLC-c-like isoform X3 produces MDPHGDDDGGCEVVETQELWDGKEIRRYWSEVSVSVTDDKSFSTTQPLLLKRRNTTSQIAIVGSNLYSIESLDYEIAENELFKQDWRSKKKKQIFQYVLLKWAFALLIGLGTGLVGFLNNIAVENISDFKLLLTTNLMSEQRYYTAFAAYAGCNICLAVAAGALCAYIAPAAAGSGIPEVKAYLNGIDAHSILAPSTLFVKIFGSILGVSAGFVVGKEGPMVHTGACIASLLGQGGSRKYHLTWSWLRYFKNDRDRRDLITCGAAAGVAAAFRAPVGGVLFALEEAASWWRSALLWRAFFTTAVVAIVLRAFIQFCSTGNCGLFGLGGLIMYDVSSAEAIFSAPDILAVIFLGVIGGLLGSLYNYLVDKVVRTYSIVNEKGPVPKILLVLTIAILTSCCTYFLPWSAKCIPCPEDITVSCPTVTSGNYKAFQCPPGHYNDLASLFLNTNDDAIRNLFSTGTKKEFQISSLFIFFVAVYFLGIVTYGIAIPSGLFIPVILAGACYGRLIGRLFETISHLDTGLFALLGAASFLGGTMRMTVSLCIILLELTNDLLLLPLVMIVLLISKTVADIFNKGVYDQILKIKGLPYMEAHAEPYMRHLVAGDVVSGPLITFSGIEKVGNVLHALRTTGHNGFPVVDEPPFSASPELCGLVLRSHLLVLLKGKNFTKEKVMCGREILGTFCASDFAKAGSGKGIKLEDLDIEEEEMQMYVDLHPITNTSPYTVVDSMSLAKAAILFRQLGLRHMCVVPRSQRQTDPIVGILTRHDFMEEHIFGLYPHMDPHKLK; encoded by the exons ATGGACCCGCATGGAGATGATGATGGTGGTTGTGAGGTGGTGGAGACTCAAGAGCTGTGGGACGGGAAGGAGATCCGAAGGTATTGGTCAGAGGTATCTGTGTCTGTCACCGATGATAAGAGCTTCTCCACTACTCAGCCTCTTTTGCTGAAGAGGCGAAACACCACTTCCCAAATTGCCATAGTTGGCTCCAATCTCTATTCCATCGAGAGTCTTGACTATGA GATTGCTGAAAATGAACTCTTTAAGCAGGATTGGAGATCAAAGAAGAAGAAGCAAATATTTCAGTATGTACTGCTCAAGTGGGCATTTGCTCTTCTCATTGGACTCGGAACTGGACTAGTTGGCTTCTTAAATAACATTGCAGTCGAGAATATTTCAGATTTTAAGCTTCTGTTGACTACTAATCTTATGTCTGAGCAAAG ATACTACACGGCTTTTGCAGCATATGCTGGTTGCAACATTTGTTTAGCAGTTGCGGCAGGTGCGCTATGTGCTTATATTGCTCCAGCTGCAGCAGGTTCTGGTATTCCAGAGGTCAAAGCCTATCTCAATGGGATCGATGCTCATTCAATACTTGCTCCAAGCACCCTCTTTGTCAAG ATATTTGGATCCATTCTAGGAGTCTCTGCAGGCTTTGTGGTGGGTAAAGAAGGGCCTATGGTACATACAGGGGCTTGCATAGCCTCTCTGCTTGGGCAGGGAGGTTCCCGCAAGTATCATTTGACATGGTCATGGCTGAGATACTTCAAGAATGATAGGGATAGGCGAGACTTGATCACTTGTGGTGCTGCTGCTGGTGTAGCTGCAGCATTCCGTGCCCCCGTTGGTGGTGTTCTGTTTGCCCTTGAGGAGGCTGCTTCCTG GTGGCGGAGTGCTCTTCTTTGGAGAGCATTTTTCACAACAGCAGTAGTTGCTATAGTACTGAGAGCTTTTATACAATTTTGCTCTACGGGAAATTGTGGTCTATTCGGGCTAGGAGGTCTGATCATGTATGATGTAAGCTCAGCTGAGGCAATATTTAGTGCCCCTGATATCTTGGCTGTGATATTCCTTGGTGTTATTGGAGGATTACTAGGAAGTCTCTACAACTACCTTGTGGACAAGGTCGTTCGAACTTATAGCATTGTCAATGA GAAAGGTCCTGTTCCAAAAATCTTACTGGTTTTGACTATAGCCATTTTGACTTCATGCTGCACTTACTTCTTGCCTTGGTCTGCCAAGTGCATCCCTTGCCCCGAAGACATCACAGTTAGCTGCCCAACTGTTACTTCTGGTAACTATAAGGCCTTTCAGTGTCCACCAGGCCACTACAATGATCTCGCCTCCCTCTTCTTAAACACCAACGACGATGCTATTCGCAACCTCTTCAGTACAGGCACCAAAAAGGAATTCCAGATATCctcactcttcatcttctttgtaGCTGTTTACTTCCTTGGAATCGTAACTTATGGAATAGCTATTCCCTCTGGCCTTTTTATCCCAGTCATACTCGCTGGAGCTTGTTATGGCAGACTTATTGGAAGACTCTTCGAAACAATCTCTCACTTGGACACTGGTCTCTTTGCCTTACTTGGTGCAGCCTCTTTCCTCGGCGGCACCATGAGAATGACAGTTTCCTTGTGTATCATACTGCTTGAACTCACAAATGACTTGTTGCTGCTCCCCCTTGTGATGATTGTTCTTCTAATATCTAAAACTGTGGCTGATATCTTCAACAAGGGAGTGTATGACCAAATCTTGAAAATAAAGGGATTGCCTTACATGGAGGCTCATGCTGAGCCTTACATGAGGCATTTGGTTGCTGGTGATGTTGTTTCAGGTCCATTGATCACCTTTTCTGGCATCGAAAAGGTGGGAAATGTTTTACATGCTCTGAGGACAACAGGGCATAACGGGTTTCCGGTGGTTGATGAACCACCTTTTTCAGCCTCTCCAGAGCTGTGTGGTCTGGTGTTGAGGTCTCATTTGCTGGTTCTGCTAAAGGGGAAGAACTTTACCAAGGAGAAAGTTATGTGTGGTAGAGAGATACTAGGAACGTTTTGTGCGTCTGATTTTGCAAAAGCAGGATCAGGGAAAGGAATCAAATTGGAGGATCTTGATATTGAAGAGGAGGAGATGCAGATGTACGTGGACCTTCATCCTATTACAAACACATCTCCATACACAGTGGTTGACTCAATGTCACTTGCCAAAGCTGCCATTCTCTTTCGCCAACTTGGCCTCAGGCACATGTGTGTGGTGCCAAGGAGCCAACGG CAGACAGATCCAATTGTGGGAATTTTGACGAGGCATGACTTTATGGAGGAGCACATTTTTGGACTGTACCCTCATATGGATCCTCACAAGCTAAAGTAA
- the LOC133797550 gene encoding chloride channel protein CLC-c-like isoform X2 has protein sequence MYSGLQGRRNMDPHGDDDGGCEVVETQELWDGKEIRRYWSEVSVSVTDDKSFSTTQPLLLKRRNTTSQIAIVGSNLYSIESLDYEIAENELFKQDWRSKKKKQIFQYVLLKWAFALLIGLGTGLVGFLNNIAVENISDFKLLLTTNLMSEQRYYTAFAAYAGCNICLAVAAGALCAYIAPAAAGSGIPEVKAYLNGIDAHSILAPSTLFVKIFGSILGVSAGFVVGKEGPMVHTGACIASLLGQGGSRKYHLTWSWLRYFKNDRDRRDLITCGAAAGVAAAFRAPVGGVLFALEEAASWWRSALLWRAFFTTAVVAIVLRAFIQFCSTGNCGLFGLGGLIMYDVSSAEAIFSAPDILAVIFLGVIGGLLGSLYNYLVDKVVRTYSIVNEKGPVPKILLVLTIAILTSCCTYFLPWSAKCIPCPEDITVSCPTVTSGNYKAFQCPPGHYNDLASLFLNTNDDAIRNLFSTGTKKEFQISSLFIFFVAVYFLGIVTYGIAIPSGLFIPVILAGACYGRLIGRLFETISHLDTGLFALLGAASFLGGTMRMTVSLCIILLELTNDLLLLPLVMIVLLISKTVADIFNKGVYDQILKIKGLPYMEAHAEPYMRHLVAGDVVSGPLITFSGIEKVGNVLHALRTTGHNGFPVVDEPPFSASPELCGLVLRSHLLVLLKGKNFTKEKVMCGREILGTFCASDFAKAGSGKGIKLEDLDIEEEEMQMYVDLHPITNTSPYTVVDSMSLAKAAILFRQLGLRHMCVVPRSQRTDPIVGILTRHDFMEEHIFGLYPHMDPHKLK, from the exons ATGTATTCTG GGTTGCAAGGGAGGCGTAATATGGACCCGCATGGAGATGATGATGGTGGTTGTGAGGTGGTGGAGACTCAAGAGCTGTGGGACGGGAAGGAGATCCGAAGGTATTGGTCAGAGGTATCTGTGTCTGTCACCGATGATAAGAGCTTCTCCACTACTCAGCCTCTTTTGCTGAAGAGGCGAAACACCACTTCCCAAATTGCCATAGTTGGCTCCAATCTCTATTCCATCGAGAGTCTTGACTATGA GATTGCTGAAAATGAACTCTTTAAGCAGGATTGGAGATCAAAGAAGAAGAAGCAAATATTTCAGTATGTACTGCTCAAGTGGGCATTTGCTCTTCTCATTGGACTCGGAACTGGACTAGTTGGCTTCTTAAATAACATTGCAGTCGAGAATATTTCAGATTTTAAGCTTCTGTTGACTACTAATCTTATGTCTGAGCAAAG ATACTACACGGCTTTTGCAGCATATGCTGGTTGCAACATTTGTTTAGCAGTTGCGGCAGGTGCGCTATGTGCTTATATTGCTCCAGCTGCAGCAGGTTCTGGTATTCCAGAGGTCAAAGCCTATCTCAATGGGATCGATGCTCATTCAATACTTGCTCCAAGCACCCTCTTTGTCAAG ATATTTGGATCCATTCTAGGAGTCTCTGCAGGCTTTGTGGTGGGTAAAGAAGGGCCTATGGTACATACAGGGGCTTGCATAGCCTCTCTGCTTGGGCAGGGAGGTTCCCGCAAGTATCATTTGACATGGTCATGGCTGAGATACTTCAAGAATGATAGGGATAGGCGAGACTTGATCACTTGTGGTGCTGCTGCTGGTGTAGCTGCAGCATTCCGTGCCCCCGTTGGTGGTGTTCTGTTTGCCCTTGAGGAGGCTGCTTCCTG GTGGCGGAGTGCTCTTCTTTGGAGAGCATTTTTCACAACAGCAGTAGTTGCTATAGTACTGAGAGCTTTTATACAATTTTGCTCTACGGGAAATTGTGGTCTATTCGGGCTAGGAGGTCTGATCATGTATGATGTAAGCTCAGCTGAGGCAATATTTAGTGCCCCTGATATCTTGGCTGTGATATTCCTTGGTGTTATTGGAGGATTACTAGGAAGTCTCTACAACTACCTTGTGGACAAGGTCGTTCGAACTTATAGCATTGTCAATGA GAAAGGTCCTGTTCCAAAAATCTTACTGGTTTTGACTATAGCCATTTTGACTTCATGCTGCACTTACTTCTTGCCTTGGTCTGCCAAGTGCATCCCTTGCCCCGAAGACATCACAGTTAGCTGCCCAACTGTTACTTCTGGTAACTATAAGGCCTTTCAGTGTCCACCAGGCCACTACAATGATCTCGCCTCCCTCTTCTTAAACACCAACGACGATGCTATTCGCAACCTCTTCAGTACAGGCACCAAAAAGGAATTCCAGATATCctcactcttcatcttctttgtaGCTGTTTACTTCCTTGGAATCGTAACTTATGGAATAGCTATTCCCTCTGGCCTTTTTATCCCAGTCATACTCGCTGGAGCTTGTTATGGCAGACTTATTGGAAGACTCTTCGAAACAATCTCTCACTTGGACACTGGTCTCTTTGCCTTACTTGGTGCAGCCTCTTTCCTCGGCGGCACCATGAGAATGACAGTTTCCTTGTGTATCATACTGCTTGAACTCACAAATGACTTGTTGCTGCTCCCCCTTGTGATGATTGTTCTTCTAATATCTAAAACTGTGGCTGATATCTTCAACAAGGGAGTGTATGACCAAATCTTGAAAATAAAGGGATTGCCTTACATGGAGGCTCATGCTGAGCCTTACATGAGGCATTTGGTTGCTGGTGATGTTGTTTCAGGTCCATTGATCACCTTTTCTGGCATCGAAAAGGTGGGAAATGTTTTACATGCTCTGAGGACAACAGGGCATAACGGGTTTCCGGTGGTTGATGAACCACCTTTTTCAGCCTCTCCAGAGCTGTGTGGTCTGGTGTTGAGGTCTCATTTGCTGGTTCTGCTAAAGGGGAAGAACTTTACCAAGGAGAAAGTTATGTGTGGTAGAGAGATACTAGGAACGTTTTGTGCGTCTGATTTTGCAAAAGCAGGATCAGGGAAAGGAATCAAATTGGAGGATCTTGATATTGAAGAGGAGGAGATGCAGATGTACGTGGACCTTCATCCTATTACAAACACATCTCCATACACAGTGGTTGACTCAATGTCACTTGCCAAAGCTGCCATTCTCTTTCGCCAACTTGGCCTCAGGCACATGTGTGTGGTGCCAAGGAGCCAACGG ACAGATCCAATTGTGGGAATTTTGACGAGGCATGACTTTATGGAGGAGCACATTTTTGGACTGTACCCTCATATGGATCCTCACAAGCTAAAGTAA
- the LOC133797550 gene encoding chloride channel protein CLC-c-like isoform X1: MYSGLQGRRNMDPHGDDDGGCEVVETQELWDGKEIRRYWSEVSVSVTDDKSFSTTQPLLLKRRNTTSQIAIVGSNLYSIESLDYEIAENELFKQDWRSKKKKQIFQYVLLKWAFALLIGLGTGLVGFLNNIAVENISDFKLLLTTNLMSEQRYYTAFAAYAGCNICLAVAAGALCAYIAPAAAGSGIPEVKAYLNGIDAHSILAPSTLFVKIFGSILGVSAGFVVGKEGPMVHTGACIASLLGQGGSRKYHLTWSWLRYFKNDRDRRDLITCGAAAGVAAAFRAPVGGVLFALEEAASWWRSALLWRAFFTTAVVAIVLRAFIQFCSTGNCGLFGLGGLIMYDVSSAEAIFSAPDILAVIFLGVIGGLLGSLYNYLVDKVVRTYSIVNEKGPVPKILLVLTIAILTSCCTYFLPWSAKCIPCPEDITVSCPTVTSGNYKAFQCPPGHYNDLASLFLNTNDDAIRNLFSTGTKKEFQISSLFIFFVAVYFLGIVTYGIAIPSGLFIPVILAGACYGRLIGRLFETISHLDTGLFALLGAASFLGGTMRMTVSLCIILLELTNDLLLLPLVMIVLLISKTVADIFNKGVYDQILKIKGLPYMEAHAEPYMRHLVAGDVVSGPLITFSGIEKVGNVLHALRTTGHNGFPVVDEPPFSASPELCGLVLRSHLLVLLKGKNFTKEKVMCGREILGTFCASDFAKAGSGKGIKLEDLDIEEEEMQMYVDLHPITNTSPYTVVDSMSLAKAAILFRQLGLRHMCVVPRSQRQTDPIVGILTRHDFMEEHIFGLYPHMDPHKLK; the protein is encoded by the exons ATGTATTCTG GGTTGCAAGGGAGGCGTAATATGGACCCGCATGGAGATGATGATGGTGGTTGTGAGGTGGTGGAGACTCAAGAGCTGTGGGACGGGAAGGAGATCCGAAGGTATTGGTCAGAGGTATCTGTGTCTGTCACCGATGATAAGAGCTTCTCCACTACTCAGCCTCTTTTGCTGAAGAGGCGAAACACCACTTCCCAAATTGCCATAGTTGGCTCCAATCTCTATTCCATCGAGAGTCTTGACTATGA GATTGCTGAAAATGAACTCTTTAAGCAGGATTGGAGATCAAAGAAGAAGAAGCAAATATTTCAGTATGTACTGCTCAAGTGGGCATTTGCTCTTCTCATTGGACTCGGAACTGGACTAGTTGGCTTCTTAAATAACATTGCAGTCGAGAATATTTCAGATTTTAAGCTTCTGTTGACTACTAATCTTATGTCTGAGCAAAG ATACTACACGGCTTTTGCAGCATATGCTGGTTGCAACATTTGTTTAGCAGTTGCGGCAGGTGCGCTATGTGCTTATATTGCTCCAGCTGCAGCAGGTTCTGGTATTCCAGAGGTCAAAGCCTATCTCAATGGGATCGATGCTCATTCAATACTTGCTCCAAGCACCCTCTTTGTCAAG ATATTTGGATCCATTCTAGGAGTCTCTGCAGGCTTTGTGGTGGGTAAAGAAGGGCCTATGGTACATACAGGGGCTTGCATAGCCTCTCTGCTTGGGCAGGGAGGTTCCCGCAAGTATCATTTGACATGGTCATGGCTGAGATACTTCAAGAATGATAGGGATAGGCGAGACTTGATCACTTGTGGTGCTGCTGCTGGTGTAGCTGCAGCATTCCGTGCCCCCGTTGGTGGTGTTCTGTTTGCCCTTGAGGAGGCTGCTTCCTG GTGGCGGAGTGCTCTTCTTTGGAGAGCATTTTTCACAACAGCAGTAGTTGCTATAGTACTGAGAGCTTTTATACAATTTTGCTCTACGGGAAATTGTGGTCTATTCGGGCTAGGAGGTCTGATCATGTATGATGTAAGCTCAGCTGAGGCAATATTTAGTGCCCCTGATATCTTGGCTGTGATATTCCTTGGTGTTATTGGAGGATTACTAGGAAGTCTCTACAACTACCTTGTGGACAAGGTCGTTCGAACTTATAGCATTGTCAATGA GAAAGGTCCTGTTCCAAAAATCTTACTGGTTTTGACTATAGCCATTTTGACTTCATGCTGCACTTACTTCTTGCCTTGGTCTGCCAAGTGCATCCCTTGCCCCGAAGACATCACAGTTAGCTGCCCAACTGTTACTTCTGGTAACTATAAGGCCTTTCAGTGTCCACCAGGCCACTACAATGATCTCGCCTCCCTCTTCTTAAACACCAACGACGATGCTATTCGCAACCTCTTCAGTACAGGCACCAAAAAGGAATTCCAGATATCctcactcttcatcttctttgtaGCTGTTTACTTCCTTGGAATCGTAACTTATGGAATAGCTATTCCCTCTGGCCTTTTTATCCCAGTCATACTCGCTGGAGCTTGTTATGGCAGACTTATTGGAAGACTCTTCGAAACAATCTCTCACTTGGACACTGGTCTCTTTGCCTTACTTGGTGCAGCCTCTTTCCTCGGCGGCACCATGAGAATGACAGTTTCCTTGTGTATCATACTGCTTGAACTCACAAATGACTTGTTGCTGCTCCCCCTTGTGATGATTGTTCTTCTAATATCTAAAACTGTGGCTGATATCTTCAACAAGGGAGTGTATGACCAAATCTTGAAAATAAAGGGATTGCCTTACATGGAGGCTCATGCTGAGCCTTACATGAGGCATTTGGTTGCTGGTGATGTTGTTTCAGGTCCATTGATCACCTTTTCTGGCATCGAAAAGGTGGGAAATGTTTTACATGCTCTGAGGACAACAGGGCATAACGGGTTTCCGGTGGTTGATGAACCACCTTTTTCAGCCTCTCCAGAGCTGTGTGGTCTGGTGTTGAGGTCTCATTTGCTGGTTCTGCTAAAGGGGAAGAACTTTACCAAGGAGAAAGTTATGTGTGGTAGAGAGATACTAGGAACGTTTTGTGCGTCTGATTTTGCAAAAGCAGGATCAGGGAAAGGAATCAAATTGGAGGATCTTGATATTGAAGAGGAGGAGATGCAGATGTACGTGGACCTTCATCCTATTACAAACACATCTCCATACACAGTGGTTGACTCAATGTCACTTGCCAAAGCTGCCATTCTCTTTCGCCAACTTGGCCTCAGGCACATGTGTGTGGTGCCAAGGAGCCAACGG CAGACAGATCCAATTGTGGGAATTTTGACGAGGCATGACTTTATGGAGGAGCACATTTTTGGACTGTACCCTCATATGGATCCTCACAAGCTAAAGTAA
- the LOC133797550 gene encoding chloride channel protein CLC-c-like isoform X4: MSEQRYYTAFAAYAGCNICLAVAAGALCAYIAPAAAGSGIPEVKAYLNGIDAHSILAPSTLFVKIFGSILGVSAGFVVGKEGPMVHTGACIASLLGQGGSRKYHLTWSWLRYFKNDRDRRDLITCGAAAGVAAAFRAPVGGVLFALEEAASWWRSALLWRAFFTTAVVAIVLRAFIQFCSTGNCGLFGLGGLIMYDVSSAEAIFSAPDILAVIFLGVIGGLLGSLYNYLVDKVVRTYSIVNEKGPVPKILLVLTIAILTSCCTYFLPWSAKCIPCPEDITVSCPTVTSGNYKAFQCPPGHYNDLASLFLNTNDDAIRNLFSTGTKKEFQISSLFIFFVAVYFLGIVTYGIAIPSGLFIPVILAGACYGRLIGRLFETISHLDTGLFALLGAASFLGGTMRMTVSLCIILLELTNDLLLLPLVMIVLLISKTVADIFNKGVYDQILKIKGLPYMEAHAEPYMRHLVAGDVVSGPLITFSGIEKVGNVLHALRTTGHNGFPVVDEPPFSASPELCGLVLRSHLLVLLKGKNFTKEKVMCGREILGTFCASDFAKAGSGKGIKLEDLDIEEEEMQMYVDLHPITNTSPYTVVDSMSLAKAAILFRQLGLRHMCVVPRSQRQTDPIVGILTRHDFMEEHIFGLYPHMDPHKLK, translated from the exons ATGTCTGAGCAAAG ATACTACACGGCTTTTGCAGCATATGCTGGTTGCAACATTTGTTTAGCAGTTGCGGCAGGTGCGCTATGTGCTTATATTGCTCCAGCTGCAGCAGGTTCTGGTATTCCAGAGGTCAAAGCCTATCTCAATGGGATCGATGCTCATTCAATACTTGCTCCAAGCACCCTCTTTGTCAAG ATATTTGGATCCATTCTAGGAGTCTCTGCAGGCTTTGTGGTGGGTAAAGAAGGGCCTATGGTACATACAGGGGCTTGCATAGCCTCTCTGCTTGGGCAGGGAGGTTCCCGCAAGTATCATTTGACATGGTCATGGCTGAGATACTTCAAGAATGATAGGGATAGGCGAGACTTGATCACTTGTGGTGCTGCTGCTGGTGTAGCTGCAGCATTCCGTGCCCCCGTTGGTGGTGTTCTGTTTGCCCTTGAGGAGGCTGCTTCCTG GTGGCGGAGTGCTCTTCTTTGGAGAGCATTTTTCACAACAGCAGTAGTTGCTATAGTACTGAGAGCTTTTATACAATTTTGCTCTACGGGAAATTGTGGTCTATTCGGGCTAGGAGGTCTGATCATGTATGATGTAAGCTCAGCTGAGGCAATATTTAGTGCCCCTGATATCTTGGCTGTGATATTCCTTGGTGTTATTGGAGGATTACTAGGAAGTCTCTACAACTACCTTGTGGACAAGGTCGTTCGAACTTATAGCATTGTCAATGA GAAAGGTCCTGTTCCAAAAATCTTACTGGTTTTGACTATAGCCATTTTGACTTCATGCTGCACTTACTTCTTGCCTTGGTCTGCCAAGTGCATCCCTTGCCCCGAAGACATCACAGTTAGCTGCCCAACTGTTACTTCTGGTAACTATAAGGCCTTTCAGTGTCCACCAGGCCACTACAATGATCTCGCCTCCCTCTTCTTAAACACCAACGACGATGCTATTCGCAACCTCTTCAGTACAGGCACCAAAAAGGAATTCCAGATATCctcactcttcatcttctttgtaGCTGTTTACTTCCTTGGAATCGTAACTTATGGAATAGCTATTCCCTCTGGCCTTTTTATCCCAGTCATACTCGCTGGAGCTTGTTATGGCAGACTTATTGGAAGACTCTTCGAAACAATCTCTCACTTGGACACTGGTCTCTTTGCCTTACTTGGTGCAGCCTCTTTCCTCGGCGGCACCATGAGAATGACAGTTTCCTTGTGTATCATACTGCTTGAACTCACAAATGACTTGTTGCTGCTCCCCCTTGTGATGATTGTTCTTCTAATATCTAAAACTGTGGCTGATATCTTCAACAAGGGAGTGTATGACCAAATCTTGAAAATAAAGGGATTGCCTTACATGGAGGCTCATGCTGAGCCTTACATGAGGCATTTGGTTGCTGGTGATGTTGTTTCAGGTCCATTGATCACCTTTTCTGGCATCGAAAAGGTGGGAAATGTTTTACATGCTCTGAGGACAACAGGGCATAACGGGTTTCCGGTGGTTGATGAACCACCTTTTTCAGCCTCTCCAGAGCTGTGTGGTCTGGTGTTGAGGTCTCATTTGCTGGTTCTGCTAAAGGGGAAGAACTTTACCAAGGAGAAAGTTATGTGTGGTAGAGAGATACTAGGAACGTTTTGTGCGTCTGATTTTGCAAAAGCAGGATCAGGGAAAGGAATCAAATTGGAGGATCTTGATATTGAAGAGGAGGAGATGCAGATGTACGTGGACCTTCATCCTATTACAAACACATCTCCATACACAGTGGTTGACTCAATGTCACTTGCCAAAGCTGCCATTCTCTTTCGCCAACTTGGCCTCAGGCACATGTGTGTGGTGCCAAGGAGCCAACGG CAGACAGATCCAATTGTGGGAATTTTGACGAGGCATGACTTTATGGAGGAGCACATTTTTGGACTGTACCCTCATATGGATCCTCACAAGCTAAAGTAA